A region of the Paracoccaceae bacterium genome:
CGGCCCGCGCACGCGGCATGGGCCTGCCGGTCCCGCCGGTCACTGATAGCGCGCGTCCAGTTCCCGCCCCATCTGCACCGCGAACTTCGCCGCCGCCACCGGCAGCGCCCGCCCCCGCAACTGGCACAGATACAGCCGGCCCTCCGGCACGTCGCGCACATCCACCGGGCGCGACACCGTCGGTCCCGCCAGCCCGTCCGGCGGCAGGCCGATCGGAATCTGGAAGGTGACAAGCCGTTCCTGCGCCGGATAGAGGCGCAGGAACTCGAAATTGTCGCTTTCCAGCACGACGGGCAGCCGCACCGAGGATTTCACCAGCGCCAGGTCGATCAGGTGGCGCACGCCATACTGTGCGGTGGGCAGGCCGACCGGCCATGCCGCGCAATCGCGCAGCCGCACCACCGGCCGCAGCGACAGCGGGTGGTCGGCCTGCATCACCGCATGGATCGGCTGTCGCGCCGCAGCCAGGATCTGGACCTCCGACAGGCGGACCGGCTCGAAGATCAGCGCGATGTCGGCGGCATGTTCGATCAGCGCGGCCTCGGCCGCCGCGCGGTCGCGCACCCTGACCTCGAAGGTCACGCCCGGATGCTCGCGGCGATAGCGCCCGATCTCGGCCGGCAGGAAGAACGGCAGCAACGCCTGCGAACAGGCGATCGACACATGCCCGCGCCGCTCGCCGGCAAGATCGGCGATCTGGCTCTGCAGTTTGGCAAAGTCCGATGCCTGGCCACGCAGGTAATGGATCATCAGCTCGCCCGCCGTCGACAGCCGCACGCCACGCGGCAGCCGTTCGAAGACCGGCACGCCCAGCTCGGCCTCCAGCGCCAGCACGCGCCGGTTCAGCGCGGTCGAGGTCAGCCCCAGACCCTCGGCCGCCTTGCGGATCGACCCGGCGCGGGCCACCGCGTCGATGAACTGCAGGGGGGTAAGCTGGCGCATCCGGACCCCGACCTAGTGCTGCAATATTTGCAGCGATCTGCTGCATTCTTAGCAGGAGACAGCATCGGTTCAAGGCCGCAACGTGACTCGCAAGATTCGCCGCCGCACCGCAGCATCCGCATTCCGCACCCTGTCCGACGAGGTAGCCCATGATCCGCCGCCCTTCCCTGTCCCTGCCGCCCCTGTCGCGCCGCCGCTTCCTGTCGGGCGCCGCCGCGCTGACCGGGGCCGCCACCCTGTCCGGCCTTCCCCTGCCCGCGCGGGCGCAGGCCGGGCTGACCGTGGGCTTCATCTATGTCGGGCCGAAGGATGACTTCGGCTACAACCAGGCCCATGCCGAAGGCGCGGCGGCGGTCAAGGCGATGGCCGGCGTGACGGTGGTCGAGGAAGAGAACGTCGCCGAAACCATCGACGTGCAGAAGTCGATGGAATCGATGATCAACCTCGACGGCGCGTCGCTGATCTTCCCCACCTCCTTCGGCTATTTCGACCCCCACATCCTCGCCGTGGCGCCGAAATACCCCGAGGTGCGGTTCCAGCACGCGGCGGGCCTGTGGTCGGCCGACAAGCATCCGGCGAACGTCGGCAGCTACTTCGGCTACATCGGCATGGGACAGTACCTGAACGGCATCGCCGCCGGCCACACGACGAAGACGAAGAAGATCGGCTTCGTCGCCGCCAAACCCATTCCGCAGGTCCTGCTGAACATCAACTCGTTCCTGCTGGGCGCCCGCGCGGTCGATCCGGCGATCACCTGCCAGGTCATCTTCACCGGCGAATGGTCGCTGGCGGTGAAGGAGGCCGAGGCCACGAACGCGCTGGCCGACGCGGGCTGCGATGTCATCACCTGCCACGTCGACGGCCCCAAGGTGGTCATCGAGACGGCGGCGGCGCGGGGCTGCTTCGTGTGCGGCTACCACGCCAACCAGTCGGCGCTCGCGCCCGAGAAATACCTGACCGGCGCAGAATGGAACTGGGCAGGGGTCTATACCGGCATGGTGCAGACCATGCTGGACGGCGGAACCATCGAAAACTTCGTGCGCGGCGGCCTGACCGAAAGCTTCATCAAGATGTCGCCGCTCGGCCCCGCCGTGCCCGACGCGGGCCGCGCCCAGTTCGAGGCCACGATGGCCGAGATCATGAAGGGCGGCTTTGCCGTCATCAAGGGACCGCTCAGCGACAACGCGGGC
Encoded here:
- a CDS encoding BMP family ABC transporter substrate-binding protein; this encodes MIRRPSLSLPPLSRRRFLSGAAALTGAATLSGLPLPARAQAGLTVGFIYVGPKDDFGYNQAHAEGAAAVKAMAGVTVVEEENVAETIDVQKSMESMINLDGASLIFPTSFGYFDPHILAVAPKYPEVRFQHAAGLWSADKHPANVGSYFGYIGMGQYLNGIAAGHTTKTKKIGFVAAKPIPQVLLNINSFLLGARAVDPAITCQVIFTGEWSLAVKEAEATNALADAGCDVITCHVDGPKVVIETAAARGCFVCGYHANQSALAPEKYLTGAEWNWAGVYTGMVQTMLDGGTIENFVRGGLTESFIKMSPLGPAVPDAGRAQFEATMAEIMKGGFAVIKGPLSDNAGNVILSEGQAQVETDIALESMGYLVEGVLGSTS
- a CDS encoding LysR family transcriptional regulator; translated protein: MRQLTPLQFIDAVARAGSIRKAAEGLGLTSTALNRRVLALEAELGVPVFERLPRGVRLSTAGELMIHYLRGQASDFAKLQSQIADLAGERRGHVSIACSQALLPFFLPAEIGRYRREHPGVTFEVRVRDRAAAEAALIEHAADIALIFEPVRLSEVQILAAARQPIHAVMQADHPLSLRPVVRLRDCAAWPVGLPTAQYGVRHLIDLALVKSSVRLPVVLESDNFEFLRLYPAQERLVTFQIPIGLPPDGLAGPTVSRPVDVRDVPEGRLYLCQLRGRALPVAAAKFAVQMGRELDARYQ